Proteins co-encoded in one Hypanus sabinus isolate sHypSab1 chromosome 6, sHypSab1.hap1, whole genome shotgun sequence genomic window:
- the mrps23 gene encoding 28S ribosomal protein S23, mitochondrial produces MHGAWRPIDLSAVNALPLAAHRLIGAECVAPGDPSIGEPGGVIGNMAGSRLERFGSVFTRVRDLLRSGVLKESETPIWYEVYATFPPKREPVYRKPRERLGKVQDPVQEIFYQEDVIRAKFYEVYGNGPRAFDLARSNFVSTCQRFVEKYQDLEAQGETDEEKLFEGASRALLAEGTFLRRWAGTKISSKSLLSNVLPETVPQDSALDGKLQDMPKDVQEEETETSHPQ; encoded by the exons ATGCATGGCGCCTGGCGGCCCATCGACTTATCGGCGGTGAATGCATTGCCGCTGGCGGCCCATCGACTTATCGGTGCTGAATGCGTTGCGCCTGGCGACCCATCGATTGGTGAGCCTGGAGGAGTGATCGGCAACATGGCCGGGAGCAGGCTGGAGAGGTTCGGCAGCGTCTTCACAAG AGTCCGAGACCTGTTGCGCTCTGGTGTGCTGAAGGAGTCTGAGACACCTATCTGGTATGAAGTATATGCTACATTCCCTCCGAAACGTGAACCTGTCTACCGGAAACCAAGAGAAAGACTTGGAAAAGTCCAAGACCCAGTTCAGGAGATATTCTACCAAGAAGATGTGATTCGAGC GAAATTCTACGAGGTGTATGGAAATGGGCCAAGAGCTTTTGACCTCGCAAGATCCAACTTTGTCTCCACCTGCCAAAG GTTTGTGGAGAAGTACCAAGATCTGGAGGCACAAGGCGAGACCGATGAAGAGAAGCTTTTCGAAGGAGCCAGTAGGGCTCTGCTGGCGGAGGGCACCTTCTTACGGAGGTGGGCTGGCACCAAG ATTTCATCAAAGAGCTTGCTAAGTAATGTTCTCCCAGAGACGGTGCCACAAGATTCTGCGTTGGATGGGAAGCTGCAGGATATGCCCAAGGATGTGCAAGAGGAGGAAACAGAGACCAGCCACCCGCAGTGA